Part of the Micromonospora rhizosphaerae genome is shown below.
AGTACTCCGCGGATTACCAGAACCCGCGGTTCCGGTGGACCACCCCGAAGGTGGACAACCAGACCGGGGACCGGGCGACCGTCACCACCAAGGTCACCATGACCACCTCTGACGAGAAGGTGGCCGACCAGGAGCTGCGCTTCACCGTGGTGCGGAAGACCGGCTGGTGGGTCTGCGAGGTCGCCTGAGCCCGGCGGCTGGATAGGCTCGACGGGTGCGAGCAGCTGAGCATCCGGCCGATCCGGCCGGCACCGGGTGGCCGGCCCGCCTCCACGTGGTGACCGGCAAGGGCGGCACGGGCAAAACAAGCGTGGCCGCGGCGCTGGCCCTCGGGCTGGCCGCCGGCGGCCGGCGCACCCTGGTGGTCGAGGTGGAGGGGCGGCAGGGCATCGCCCAGCTCTTCGGCACCGACCCGCTGCCCTACGAGGAACGGCACCTGACCGACGCCCCCGGCGGCGGCGAGGTGCGGGCCTTGGCGGTGGACGCCGAGGAAGCCCTCCTCGAGTACCTGGACATGTTCTACAAGCTCGGCGCGGCCGGCCGGGCGCTGCGCAAGCTCGGCGCGATCGATTTCGCCACCACCATTGCACCCGGCCTGCGCGACGTGCTGCTCACCGGCAAGGTGAAGGAGGCGACCACCCGCACCAACGGGCAGCGCCGGACGTACGACGCGGTGGTGCTGGACGCGCCGCCGACCGGGCGGATCGGTCGCTTTCTCAACGTCACGGCGGAGACCGCCCGGCTGGCCAAGGTCGGCCCGATCAAGACGCAGAGCGAGGGGGTCTCCGTGCTGCTGCGCTCCCCGATGACCGCGGTGCACGTGGTGACCTTGCTCGAGGAGATGCCGGTCCAGGAGACGGTGGACGCGATCGAGGAGCTGACCCAGCTCGGCTTCCCGGTCGGTCGGGTGATCGTCAACGCCGCCCGGCCCCCGGTCGGGGCGGGACGGGTGGTGAGCCAGGCCGAGCTGAAGCGGGGGCTGCTCGCCGCCGGGCTGCCGGCCGACCGGGACACCGTGGCCGGGCTGGCCGAGGAGGCCCGGGACCAGGTCGTCCGCCGGGAGCTGGAGGACTCGCTCCGGGCCGACCTGGTGGAGCTGGGCCTGCCCCTGACCGAGCTGCCGCTGCTGCCGGACGGGGTGGACCGGGCCGGCCTGGAGACGCTGGCGGCGGCGCTCGTCCGGGCGGATTGACTCACACCTGCGGCCGCCCAGAGCAGAGACACCCGCCAGCCCGATACGCTCGATTGGTGCCTTCCGAAGTCGCGGCGCCACCGCTGGACGTCGACCAGATCCTCGCCGACCCCGGCGTACGGATCGTGGTCTGCTGCGGGGCGGGCGGAGTGGGCAAGACGACCACCGCGGCGGCGCTCGCGTTGCGGGCCGCCGAGCAGCACGGCCGACGAACGGTGGTGCTCACCATCGACCCGGCGCGGCGACTGGCCCAGTCGCTCGGCCTGACCGAGCTGGACAACACGCCGCGCCAGGTCAAGGGCATCGATGTCGAGGCGAGCGGCGGTGAGCTGCACGCCATGATGCTCGACATGAAGCGCACCTTCGACGACGTGGTGCTCCAGCACACCGATCCGGCGAAGGCGGCGGAGATCTTCGCCAACCCCTTCTACCAGGCAATGAGCTCGACCTTCGCCGGCACGCAGGAATACATGGCGATGGAGAAGCTCGGGCAGCTGCACGCCCGGGGCGAGTGGGACCTGATCGTGGTGGACACCCCGCCGTCCCGCTCGGCGCTGGATTTCCTCGACGCCCCGGCCCGGCTCTCCCGCTTCCTCGACGGCCGGATGCTGCGGCTGCTGCTCGCGCCGGCCCGCACCGGGGGGCGGAGCATGTTCAGCTTCGTGACCGCCAGCTTCGGGCTGTTCTCCAAGGCGGTGCAGAAGGTGATCGGCGCGCAGCTGCTCACCGACCTCTCCGGCTTCGTCGCCGCGCTGGACTCGATGTTCGGCGGCTTCCGGCAGCGGGCGGAGCAGACGTACCGGATCCTGCAGGCGCGGGAGACGGCGTTCCTGCTGGTCGCGGCGCCCGAGTCGGACGCGGTCCGGGAGGCCGCCTACTTCGCCGGACGGCTGCGCGACGAGCGGATGCCGCTGGCCGGCCTGGTGCTCAACCGGGTGCACCGCCCGGCGGTGGAGTCGTTGGACGCGGCCGGCAGCCTGGCCGCCGCGGAGCGGCTGGCCGCCCTCGGTGGGCACGAGGGCACCGTCGAGGTGCTGCGCGCCCACGCCGCGCTGGCCCAGCAGGCGGTACGCGAGCGGCAGGTGGCGGCCCGGTTCACCGAGGCGTTCCCGGTGGTGCCGGCGGTGTCGGTGACGGCGCAGCCCGCCGACGTGCACGACGTCGACGGGCTGCGGACGATCGGCGAGGCGATCAGCCGGCCGTGAGGCGCAATGGTCAGCCGGCGGTGACCAGGACCTTGTCCTTGCCGGCCTTCTCCTTGGCGTTCTTCTTCATGGCCGCCTCGAACATCTTGCGCCAGCTCGTCACCTGCGGGTGACGGCGCAGCAGTGCCCGGCGCTCCCGCTCGGTCATGCCGCCCCACACCCCGAACTCGATCCGGTTGTCGAGCGCGTCGGCCAGGCACTCGTACCGAACTGGGCAGCTCCGGCAGATCCGCTTCGCCACGTTCTGTTCGGCGCCCTGTACGAACAACGCGTCCGGGTCCCCGTTCTGACACGCCGCCAGTGACGGCCAGTCAGTGATCATGCCCATCTGTACACGTCCCCCTTGCAGTACCTACCGACTTCGTGCGACCAGCCGTCGTTGACCCCCTGGCCGTCCGCCCGTCCTTCCCCAAGGCGGCACGGACGACTGCGGCTCTGTCGCCGCCTCATCATGCTCTGTAGTCGCCCGATTACGCAACGTTGTCGGCGAAATCCATCATTCCGGACACTCCCGGCTTCCCGGGCCTTCGCCCGCGTGTACCCGCCCGG
Proteins encoded:
- a CDS encoding ArsA-related P-loop ATPase is translated as MRAAEHPADPAGTGWPARLHVVTGKGGTGKTSVAAALALGLAAGGRRTLVVEVEGRQGIAQLFGTDPLPYEERHLTDAPGGGEVRALAVDAEEALLEYLDMFYKLGAAGRALRKLGAIDFATTIAPGLRDVLLTGKVKEATTRTNGQRRTYDAVVLDAPPTGRIGRFLNVTAETARLAKVGPIKTQSEGVSVLLRSPMTAVHVVTLLEEMPVQETVDAIEELTQLGFPVGRVIVNAARPPVGAGRVVSQAELKRGLLAAGLPADRDTVAGLAEEARDQVVRRELEDSLRADLVELGLPLTELPLLPDGVDRAGLETLAAALVRAD
- a CDS encoding ArsA family ATPase — its product is MVPSEVAAPPLDVDQILADPGVRIVVCCGAGGVGKTTTAAALALRAAEQHGRRTVVLTIDPARRLAQSLGLTELDNTPRQVKGIDVEASGGELHAMMLDMKRTFDDVVLQHTDPAKAAEIFANPFYQAMSSTFAGTQEYMAMEKLGQLHARGEWDLIVVDTPPSRSALDFLDAPARLSRFLDGRMLRLLLAPARTGGRSMFSFVTASFGLFSKAVQKVIGAQLLTDLSGFVAALDSMFGGFRQRAEQTYRILQARETAFLLVAAPESDAVREAAYFAGRLRDERMPLAGLVLNRVHRPAVESLDAAGSLAAAERLAALGGHEGTVEVLRAHAALAQQAVRERQVAARFTEAFPVVPAVSVTAQPADVHDVDGLRTIGEAISRP
- a CDS encoding WhiB family transcriptional regulator, encoding MGMITDWPSLAACQNGDPDALFVQGAEQNVAKRICRSCPVRYECLADALDNRIEFGVWGGMTERERRALLRRHPQVTSWRKMFEAAMKKNAKEKAGKDKVLVTAG